One part of the Microbulbifer sp. THAF38 genome encodes these proteins:
- the ftsH gene encoding ATP-dependent zinc metalloprotease FtsH produces MAIGDDEEKGKKPSPEEPGSPLTGQSQQSPLGWLQYVVLLFLVILTLQYCSSGQFGAERKVLAYSDFKEALSRGEIASVLFEGQRITGVFKRPTNSQPERKNGVKEKTDKPEEKRFATTLPPVQDPELLPLLEKQSVTIQAESSQGGFWQRMAILLLPWVLIIALLVWLGRRMQARMGAMTPGSPFSFARSPAKRYERSESQVTFDDVAGLANAKRDLQEIAGYLKDPDHYRKLGAKIPRGILLMGPPGTGKTLMAKALAGESDAPFFSISGSEFIEMFVGVGASRVRDMFAEAKKEAPAIIFIDEIDSVGRARGTGLGGGHDEREQTLNQILGEMDGFDPQEAVVVIAATNRPDVLDAALLRPGRFDRKITLDLPDKPARQEILRIHSKNVPLHGEVDLEHLAALTAGFAGADLENLINEAALLAGRQNKEAVDMDCLLQARDKVVLGGEREVIMGEDDRKTVAYHEAGHALTAVLLPHADPLEKATIIPRGHSLGATEQIPTENHHNMKVSYLRDRIGVMLGGRVAEQVVFDEVSSGAESDLKQATRLAQHMVTHWGMSRKLGPVAFRRGEEHIFLGKEMAQQKDFSEHTSEIIDDEVIALVSEIEKEVQNLLQSHRKKLDALAEALLEKETLDAVEIHKVIALEDKG; encoded by the coding sequence ATGGCAATTGGGGATGACGAAGAAAAGGGGAAGAAGCCGTCTCCGGAGGAGCCTGGCTCCCCACTGACAGGCCAGTCCCAGCAAAGCCCGTTGGGCTGGTTGCAATATGTTGTTCTTCTCTTCCTGGTTATCCTCACTCTTCAGTACTGCTCGAGCGGGCAGTTTGGGGCAGAAAGAAAGGTCTTGGCTTACAGTGACTTTAAAGAGGCTCTCAGCAGGGGAGAAATAGCCAGTGTCCTCTTTGAAGGGCAGCGTATTACCGGAGTTTTTAAGCGGCCCACAAATTCCCAGCCCGAGAGGAAGAACGGTGTAAAGGAAAAGACCGATAAACCAGAAGAAAAGCGCTTTGCCACCACTTTGCCCCCGGTCCAAGATCCCGAGTTACTTCCTCTACTGGAAAAACAGAGCGTAACTATCCAGGCAGAATCGTCACAGGGGGGATTTTGGCAGAGGATGGCGATACTGCTGTTGCCATGGGTTCTGATAATAGCGCTGCTGGTCTGGTTGGGTCGACGAATGCAGGCCCGCATGGGTGCAATGACTCCCGGCAGCCCTTTCAGTTTTGCCCGATCACCGGCTAAACGCTACGAACGCAGTGAATCCCAAGTAACTTTTGATGATGTGGCCGGTCTTGCCAATGCCAAGAGGGATCTACAGGAGATTGCCGGCTATCTAAAAGATCCTGATCACTACCGCAAACTTGGGGCAAAGATCCCTCGTGGGATTCTGTTAATGGGGCCGCCGGGTACAGGCAAAACACTGATGGCCAAGGCCTTAGCGGGAGAGAGTGATGCGCCTTTTTTCAGTATCAGCGGCTCAGAGTTTATCGAGATGTTTGTTGGCGTTGGGGCATCTCGGGTGCGAGATATGTTTGCCGAAGCTAAGAAAGAAGCCCCTGCGATCATTTTTATCGATGAGATCGACTCGGTGGGACGAGCGCGTGGTACTGGTCTGGGCGGGGGCCACGACGAACGTGAACAGACCCTCAACCAGATCCTTGGGGAAATGGACGGTTTTGATCCCCAGGAGGCGGTGGTAGTGATTGCCGCAACCAACCGCCCGGACGTGTTGGATGCGGCACTGCTTCGTCCTGGACGCTTCGATCGCAAGATCACTCTGGATTTACCGGATAAGCCCGCTCGCCAAGAAATCCTGCGAATTCACTCAAAAAATGTCCCGCTACACGGAGAAGTTGATCTGGAGCATCTCGCCGCCCTGACCGCGGGCTTCGCGGGTGCGGACCTGGAAAACCTGATTAATGAGGCTGCTTTACTGGCGGGTAGGCAAAACAAGGAGGCCGTGGATATGGATTGTCTGCTACAGGCCAGGGACAAGGTCGTACTCGGCGGAGAACGGGAAGTCATAATGGGGGAGGATGATCGAAAAACGGTTGCCTATCATGAGGCTGGTCACGCCCTCACGGCGGTGTTGCTACCCCATGCTGACCCATTGGAAAAGGCCACCATTATTCCCAGAGGACACAGCCTTGGGGCAACAGAACAAATTCCAACTGAAAATCACCACAACATGAAGGTGAGTTACCTGCGTGATCGTATCGGTGTGATGCTCGGTGGCAGGGTGGCCGAACAGGTGGTATTTGATGAAGTCAGCAGCGGGGCAGAATCTGATCTGAAGCAGGCCACCCGATTGGCCCAACATATGGTGACGCATTGGGGGATGAGCCGGAAACTGGGGCCGGTGGCCTTTCGACGCGGAGAGGAGCATATCTTTCTAGGTAAGGAAATGGCACAGCAGAAAGATTTCAGTGAACATACCTCTGAAATTATTGATGATGAGGTGATCGCTCTGGTCAGTGAGATCGAGAAGGAAGTTCAGAATCTTTTGCAGAGTCATCGCAAGAAGCTCGATGCTTTAGCTGAAGCATTGCTGGAGAAGGAGACTCTGGACGCGGTAGAAATCCATAAAGTGATCGCCCTGGAGGATAAAGGATAA
- a CDS encoding TonB-dependent receptor: protein MGSPSKLKQHSALLSACSVATLWLASGATPSFAAEGSVGTLMEEVQVTARKRADAEILQEVPVAATAYSGDQLEALHTKDLQSLSFKMPNVQLEDVGTVKNTANFTVRGLGINSSIPSIDPTVGVFVDGMYLGVNAGVVTDLFDLEGIEVLRGPQGLLFGRNVTGGAVVIKTARPTNEFSSRFKLSTTDNLDTVAAGTINGAISDTVNGRLTVYYNDDRGWFENVYTGNDNAGASDSWFIRPSFSVQLSDTAELLVRMEHGRMDSDGVVAQNRGYESTYVQTREGMQFAPSAPLIAASVGIDDWDNGRDSFEVAQNEEGYQKDEWSQVITEFNKDVAFGDGTITNILAWREYEAKGLGDIDSLPVTLFHADSSVDQSQLSNELRYAGRFGRTALTTGVYWFSQDVTYLENRLLRFGAIDWTGGGEQDHRTYGVFAQADIDLNEAWVLTLGGRYSSEKKDAKIASIPLNTCTLSGCSSYDENGIDSQSWSAFTPKVGLQWTVSDDTQLYTFWTKGFRSGGYNFRNAGINPLTGMPYAPKATDQEEQSSFEIGAKVDWLDGRLRTNMAVFHNTIDDMQREENLPDAVTGVAQIIRNTADATIRGAELEAMAALSENLLFTFNVGYVDGDYDKVLGDLNGDGLVDGTDLGLEIPRLAPWTYGVGFIHDLQLGAYGTLTSRVNFNHRDEAPYTDDNRGMLSEVDMVDFSIGYTPDNGSYTVSLFGKNMLDEMAEGNNTQLPAVMGGVGASFTPLNKGRVMGVEFLYEL, encoded by the coding sequence ATGGGAAGTCCGTCAAAACTTAAGCAGCACTCCGCTCTGCTTTCCGCCTGTTCAGTAGCGACTCTTTGGTTGGCCAGTGGTGCTACCCCTAGCTTTGCTGCTGAGGGTTCGGTTGGTACCCTTATGGAAGAGGTACAGGTCACCGCCCGTAAACGTGCCGATGCCGAAATTCTACAGGAGGTGCCCGTAGCGGCTACCGCCTATTCCGGTGATCAGCTAGAGGCCCTGCACACCAAGGATCTGCAAAGCCTTTCCTTCAAAATGCCCAACGTCCAGTTAGAAGATGTGGGCACTGTTAAAAACACCGCTAACTTTACCGTGCGAGGTCTGGGGATCAATAGCTCTATTCCCTCTATTGATCCTACAGTCGGTGTGTTTGTGGATGGTATGTATCTGGGTGTGAATGCCGGTGTGGTGACAGACCTGTTCGACCTGGAGGGGATTGAGGTCTTGCGGGGCCCGCAGGGGCTACTGTTTGGTCGCAACGTTACCGGTGGCGCAGTGGTTATAAAGACCGCCCGCCCCACAAATGAATTTTCCTCGCGTTTTAAACTATCCACGACTGACAATCTCGATACTGTTGCAGCTGGCACCATTAACGGCGCTATTTCCGATACCGTCAATGGCCGCTTAACGGTGTATTACAACGATGACAGGGGCTGGTTCGAAAATGTGTATACAGGTAACGATAATGCCGGTGCCTCCGATAGCTGGTTTATTCGCCCGAGTTTTAGTGTTCAGCTGAGTGACACGGCTGAGCTACTGGTGCGCATGGAGCACGGCCGGATGGATTCCGATGGTGTGGTAGCGCAAAACCGTGGTTATGAATCGACCTATGTCCAGACTAGGGAAGGTATGCAGTTTGCTCCAAGTGCCCCTCTCATTGCTGCGTCAGTTGGCATCGATGATTGGGATAACGGCAGGGACTCTTTTGAGGTGGCCCAAAATGAGGAAGGTTACCAGAAAGATGAGTGGAGCCAGGTTATAACCGAGTTCAACAAGGATGTCGCCTTTGGTGATGGCACCATCACCAATATTCTCGCCTGGAGGGAATATGAGGCAAAAGGCCTAGGAGATATCGACTCCCTACCGGTCACGCTTTTCCATGCGGATTCCAGTGTGGACCAGAGCCAGCTTAGTAATGAGCTTCGCTATGCTGGTCGCTTTGGCCGCACCGCCCTGACCACTGGTGTTTACTGGTTTAGCCAGGATGTCACCTATTTGGAAAATCGTCTTTTACGATTCGGGGCAATTGACTGGACGGGAGGTGGTGAGCAGGATCACCGCACTTATGGCGTGTTTGCCCAGGCGGATATCGACCTAAATGAAGCCTGGGTTTTGACCCTGGGTGGGCGCTATTCCAGTGAGAAAAAAGATGCCAAGATCGCCTCTATTCCCCTGAATACCTGTACTCTTAGTGGATGTTCCTCCTATGACGAAAACGGTATAGATAGTCAGAGTTGGAGTGCTTTCACACCTAAGGTGGGCCTGCAGTGGACGGTCTCCGATGATACCCAGCTGTATACTTTCTGGACTAAGGGCTTCCGAAGTGGTGGCTATAACTTCCGCAATGCTGGTATCAACCCTCTAACTGGAATGCCTTATGCACCGAAGGCTACCGATCAGGAGGAGCAGAGCAGCTTCGAAATCGGTGCCAAAGTGGATTGGCTGGATGGACGTCTACGCACCAATATGGCGGTGTTCCACAATACCATTGATGATATGCAGCGCGAGGAAAACCTTCCTGATGCAGTAACTGGGGTTGCGCAGATAATTCGTAACACTGCCGATGCCACCATTCGCGGGGCTGAGTTGGAGGCGATGGCGGCGTTGAGTGAAAACCTGCTGTTTACTTTCAATGTTGGTTATGTCGATGGTGACTACGACAAGGTACTAGGCGACCTGAATGGCGACGGCCTTGTAGATGGTACCGATCTCGGTCTTGAGATTCCTCGTCTGGCCCCCTGGACCTACGGTGTGGGCTTTATTCACGATTTGCAGTTGGGTGCCTATGGCACTCTGACTTCCCGTGTGAATTTTAATCATCGGGATGAAGCCCCTTACACCGATGATAACCGCGGCATGTTGTCAGAAGTGGATATGGTGGATTTCAGTATCGGCTATACACCGGATAATGGCAGCTATACCGTTTCACTATTCGGTAAGAATATGCTGGATGAGATGGCGGAGGGTAACAATACCCAGTTACCTGCTGTTATGGGAGGGGTTGGCGCAAGCTTTACGCCACTTAACAAGGGACGTGTTATGGGGGTGGAGTTCCTTTACGAGCTTTAA
- a CDS encoding NAD(P)H-quinone oxidoreductase has product MRAIDLPEYGGPEVMRLANLPKPGPAPGEVLIEVAAAGVNRPDIVQRKGHYPPPPGASPILGLEVSGRVAAVGDGVERWKVGDKICALANGGGYAEFVAVPEGQCLPIPGSISMVEAATLPETFFTVWANVFDRARLKSGEIFLVHGGSSGIGTTAIQLAHQLGARVFATAGSAEKCAACEQLGAERAINYREEDFVQVVQEATSGHGADVILDMVGGSYIERNIQVAANDGRIVNIAYLQGASVEVNMLPVMLKRLSLTGSTLRPRSTRVKANIAHALESQVWPFIAAGKIHPQIAARFPLEEVAEAHRLLESGKIVGKIVLTL; this is encoded by the coding sequence ATGCGCGCTATAGATCTGCCGGAATATGGCGGCCCCGAAGTCATGCGGCTGGCGAACCTGCCCAAGCCTGGACCAGCTCCTGGGGAAGTGTTGATTGAAGTAGCCGCTGCGGGGGTCAATCGCCCCGATATTGTTCAGCGCAAGGGCCATTACCCACCGCCTCCGGGCGCCTCGCCGATTCTTGGGCTTGAAGTGTCCGGGCGGGTGGCTGCGGTGGGGGATGGTGTTGAGCGCTGGAAAGTTGGCGATAAGATCTGCGCACTGGCTAATGGCGGTGGCTATGCGGAATTTGTCGCCGTACCCGAGGGGCAATGTCTACCAATACCCGGCTCTATATCCATGGTAGAGGCTGCGACTTTACCGGAGACTTTCTTTACAGTTTGGGCCAATGTGTTCGACCGGGCTAGGCTAAAAAGCGGTGAAATTTTTTTGGTGCATGGTGGCAGCTCGGGTATTGGCACTACCGCTATTCAGTTGGCACACCAGTTGGGTGCTAGGGTTTTTGCCACCGCCGGCTCCGCAGAAAAGTGCGCAGCCTGTGAGCAACTCGGCGCTGAGCGGGCGATTAATTATCGGGAAGAGGATTTTGTGCAGGTAGTACAGGAAGCTACCTCTGGCCACGGAGCGGATGTCATTCTGGATATGGTGGGCGGCAGTTATATCGAACGGAATATTCAGGTAGCGGCTAATGACGGGCGCATAGTGAATATTGCCTACCTGCAGGGAGCTAGCGTCGAGGTGAATATGTTGCCGGTTATGTTGAAGCGACTTTCCCTAACCGGATCGACACTGCGGCCGAGATCTACACGAGTCAAGGCCAATATTGCCCACGCCCTGGAGTCCCAGGTTTGGCCATTTATTGCAGCTGGTAAAATTCATCCGCAGATTGCTGCGCGCTTTCCCTTGGAAGAGGTTGCCGAAGCACATCGGCTTTTAGAATCCGGCAAGATCGTTGGGAAAATTGTGCTGACCCTGTGA